The sequence below is a genomic window from Thermodesulfovibrionales bacterium.
CACGAATAAAGTGATCGATACCCTTGACCAGATGCTGAAGGAAGGAAAGACCGCTACGCCGGAGTTCGCGGAGTTGAAGAGGAGGCTTGGCTGGGAGTTCAACGGGATGAGGCTCCACGAATACTATTTTGAAAATCTCGGCGGGAAGGGCGGCATCGGCAAGGACGGCAAGCTCGTAAAGAAGATGGCTGAAAACTTCGGGGGCTATGAGGGCTGGGAGAAGGACTTCAGGGCTGTGGGAGCCATGCGGGGTATCGGGTGGGCTGTCTGTTATCAAGACAGTGCCGACGGAAGACTGCTGAATTTCTGGATTAACGAGCATGATGTTGCGCACCCTGCCGGTTGCAAGCCTCTCCTGATCATGGATGTCTTTGAGCATGCCTTTATGCTCGACTACGGTCTCAAGAGGGCCGATTACATCGAGGCATTCTTTAAGAATATCAACTGGGCCGCAGCTGAAGCAAGAACGAAATAAGGCGGAACGCGAGGTGGTATATGGCGAAGAAGGCGACAGAGAACACCGAGGAGTTATTGAAAATTCTCAGGGAGTGGGAGGCGATAGAGGATAAGACGATCGCGAGCGCGGACGGATTGATTCGCAAGGCGAACAATCTTCTCGTGAAGACGACGATGGAGATGATAAAGCACGATTCGGGAAAACATAAGGTGATGCTCCAGACGATCATCGATAACATGACAAAGGAAGCCGTTCATCTCAGTCCTGATGAACTCGCTCCGCTCTCCGCATTGCTTAATAAGCATATGGAGGTCGAGGCTCAATCGATCGCCCTCGCGAACGACGCGCTCAAGAAGAGCGAACTCTCGCTCACGCGGTATATTCTTTCCGCACTTCTTGACGACGAGACGAAGCATCATAACCAGCTTCATGCGCTGAACGAGGAATTGAAGAAGGGTACGATCTTCGTGACGTAGACTGATTCTGAAGGAGGCTTTCTGTGAGGCCGGACACGATCTGATGCCGTGTCCGGCCTTTTTCTGAATTGCCGATTTGCGCAGACTGTCCTTGACAACCACAACTCGTGAATCCTTTTCATGTACCTCTTGACAACCTGTACCGATATGATAGGATAAAGCTATAAAGATCAGTATCACTATAGAATCATTCTATAGTGAGTACGAAAGGAGGTGAGAAGGGATGAAGAAGGGTCTCGACAAGAAGGCTCTCGACAAAGAGGCTGCCTTTTGGGGTAGCAGGAAGAAGGTCTTGGATAGTCCCCGTAAGGCATGCCACAAGTGAAAGAGTTGAAAGAGCTGAAGTTGCCGGTCGGCAACGAAATCGGTAAGACAGGTATGGCAGGGAGCGTACCGCACAACGGCGACCCTGCCATATTTGTGTCGCCTGTCTTTC
It includes:
- a CDS encoding Fe-Mn family superoxide dismutase, which produces MPYTAKDYGKLIGMEGFSETLLKNHFTLYQGYVTNTNKVIDTLDQMLKEGKTATPEFAELKRRLGWEFNGMRLHEYYFENLGGKGGIGKDGKLVKKMAENFGGYEGWEKDFRAVGAMRGIGWAVCYQDSADGRLLNFWINEHDVAHPAGCKPLLIMDVFEHAFMLDYGLKRADYIEAFFKNINWAAAEARTK